Below is a window of Escherichia coli DSM 30083 = JCM 1649 = ATCC 11775 DNA.
CTGAAAAAAATCAAACGTTCTGCCTACGTTTATCGCGTGGACTGCGGCGGCTGTAACGGTTGCGAAATCGAAATTTTCGCCACGCTTTCGCCGCTGTTCGATGCAGAACGCTTCGGCATTAAAGTCGTTCCGTCACCGCGTCATGCGGATATTTTACTGTTTACCGGCGCGGTCACCCGTGCAATGCGATCCCCTGCGCTGCGTGCGTGGCAGTCCGCGCCGGACCCGAAAATCTGTATCTCCTACGGTGCCTGCGGTAACAGTGGCGGGATCTTCCACGATCTCTACTGCGTGTGGGGCGGTACGGATAAAATCGTTCCAGTGGATGTTTATATCCCTGGCTGCCCGCCAACGCCTGCCGCCACGCTGTACGGCTTTGCGATGGCGCTCGGCCTGCTGGAGCAGAAAATCCACGCCCGTGGGCCGGGTGAGCAGGATGAACAACCGGCGGAGATTCTGCATGGCGATATGGTGCAGCCGCTGCGCGTGAAAGTGGATCGCGAAGCACGCCGCCTGGCGGGTTATCGTTACGGTCGCCAGATTGCCGATGATTTCCTGACGCAATTAGGGCAGGGCGAAGAACAGGTTGCACGCTGGCTGGAAGCGGAAAACGATCCGCGTCTGAACGAGATTGTCAGCCATCTGAATCATGTTGTTGAAGAGGCGCGTATCCGATGAGTGAAAAGGTGGTGTTCAGTCAACTGAGCCGTAAATTCATTGATGAGAACGATGCTACGCCCGCCGAGGCGCAGCAGGTGGTCTATTACAGCCTGGCGATTGGTCACCACCTTGGGGTTATCGATTGCCTGGAAGCGGCGCTTACCTGCCCGTGGGATGACTATCTGGCATGGATTGCCACTCTGGAGGCGGGCAGCGAAGCCCGCCGCAAAATGGAAGGCGTGCCGAAATATGGTGAGATCGTCATCGACATTAACCATGTGCCGATGCTGGCCAACGCATTCGATAAAGCCCGGGCAGCGCAAACTTCGCAGCAGAAGGAATGGAGTACAATGCTGTTAAGTATGCTGCATGATATTCATCAGGAAAACGCCATCTATTTGATGGTGAGGAGACTGCGTGACTGACGTTTTACTCTGTGTTGGCAATAGCATGATGGGTGATGATGGCGCAGGCCCGCTACTGGCGGAAAAGTGCGCTGCCGCGCCGAAAGGTAACTGGGTAGTGATTGACGGCGGTAGCGCACCGGAAAACGACATTGTCGCTATCCGCGAACTGCGCCCGACACGGCTGCTTATTGTCGACGCCACGGATATGGGGCTAAACCCTGGCGAGATCCGCATCATCGACCCGGCTGACATCGCCGAGATGTTTATGATGACTACCCATAACATGCCGCTGAACTATCTTATCGACCAGTTGAAAGAAGATATTGGCGAAGTGATTTTTCTCGGCATCCAGCCGGATATCGTCGGCTTTTACTACCCGATGACCCAGCCGAT
It encodes the following:
- the hycI gene encoding hydrogenase maturation peptidase HycI, with translation MTDVLLCVGNSMMGDDGAGPLLAEKCAAAPKGNWVVIDGGSAPENDIVAIRELRPTRLLIVDATDMGLNPGEIRIIDPADIAEMFMMTTHNMPLNYLIDQLKEDIGEVIFLGIQPDIVGFYYPMTQPIKDAVETVYQRLEGWEGNGGFAQLAVEEE
- the hycG gene encoding formate hydrogenlyase subunit HycG; protein product: MSNLLGPRDANGIPVPMTVDESIASMKASLLKKIKRSAYVYRVDCGGCNGCEIEIFATLSPLFDAERFGIKVVPSPRHADILLFTGAVTRAMRSPALRAWQSAPDPKICISYGACGNSGGIFHDLYCVWGGTDKIVPVDVYIPGCPPTPAATLYGFAMALGLLEQKIHARGPGEQDEQPAEILHGDMVQPLRVKVDREARRLAGYRYGRQIADDFLTQLGQGEEQVARWLEAENDPRLNEIVSHLNHVVEEARIR
- the hycH gene encoding formate hydrogenlyase assembly protein HycH, whose protein sequence is MSEKVVFSQLSRKFIDENDATPAEAQQVVYYSLAIGHHLGVIDCLEAALTCPWDDYLAWIATLEAGSEARRKMEGVPKYGEIVIDINHVPMLANAFDKARAAQTSQQKEWSTMLLSMLHDIHQENAIYLMVRRLRD